From one Dyella sp. 2HG41-7 genomic stretch:
- a CDS encoding GNAT family protein, producing MELFTARLRLTALREEDADALFGYRSNPAVARYQGWCPVTRAEALAFIRAQREASSAQRGRWMQRAIRLSDNDDLIGDMGVHIPVDLDASYEFGISIAPAYQGQGYAREALEAVFAFVFQTWRAHRMHASIDPRNIASAALLRSLGMRQEAHFLESLKLRGEWVDDAIYALLAREWLSARSDRSS from the coding sequence ATGGAGCTTTTCACGGCAAGGCTGCGCCTCACCGCATTGCGGGAAGAGGATGCGGATGCGTTGTTCGGTTACCGCTCCAATCCTGCGGTGGCGCGTTATCAGGGCTGGTGTCCTGTGACGCGTGCGGAGGCGCTGGCATTTATTCGAGCGCAACGCGAAGCATCGTCCGCGCAACGCGGGCGGTGGATGCAGCGCGCTATCCGCCTATCGGATAACGACGATCTGATCGGCGATATGGGTGTCCATATTCCCGTCGATCTCGATGCTTCGTACGAATTCGGTATATCGATCGCGCCTGCGTACCAAGGCCAAGGATATGCCCGCGAGGCATTAGAAGCGGTTTTCGCGTTCGTGTTCCAGACATGGCGTGCGCATCGCATGCATGCGTCCATCGATCCAAGAAACATCGCAAGCGCCGCGTTGCTTCGCTCGCTAGGCATGCGGCAAGAAGCGCATTTTCTAGAAAGCTTGAAGCTTCGGGGCGAGTGGGTGGACGACGCGATCTATGCGCTGTTGGCGCGGGAATGGCTGTCCGCACGATCTGATCGTTCGTCATGA
- the prmB gene encoding 50S ribosomal protein L3 N(5)-glutamine methyltransferase: MTAELASIIDFIRYGASRFSAAGLTFGHSHDNPIDEATHLVLASLHLPPDIPPAYGAGKLTAEERTRVLNLIERRITERLPVAYLVGETWFAGMKFKSDRRALVPRSPIAELIESGFTPWLDGRHVERALDLCTGSGCIGIAMAEYNPHWQVDIVDISDDALSLARENVAFQHVGERVEVLHSDLFAGLKGRKYDLIVSNPPYVTEDEYAALPGEYTHEPKLGLTSGEDGLDICLRMLDEAADFLSEDGLLIVEVGESEHALMALLPEVPFVWIEFKVGQMGVFAVERRDLIEHADAIHTAAMARFRG; encoded by the coding sequence GTGACTGCTGAACTCGCCTCGATCATCGATTTCATTCGCTACGGCGCTAGCCGCTTTTCCGCTGCGGGCCTCACGTTTGGCCACAGTCACGACAACCCCATCGACGAAGCCACCCATCTGGTGCTGGCCAGCCTGCACCTGCCGCCGGATATCCCGCCGGCCTATGGCGCCGGCAAACTCACGGCGGAAGAGCGCACGCGCGTGCTGAATCTGATCGAGCGCCGCATCACCGAGCGTCTTCCCGTGGCTTATCTGGTCGGCGAAACCTGGTTTGCCGGCATGAAGTTCAAGAGCGACCGTCGCGCCTTGGTGCCGCGTTCGCCGATCGCCGAATTGATCGAGTCGGGCTTTACGCCGTGGCTGGACGGTCGCCATGTGGAGCGCGCGCTGGACCTTTGCACGGGCTCCGGTTGCATCGGCATCGCGATGGCCGAATACAACCCGCATTGGCAGGTGGATATCGTCGATATCAGCGACGATGCGTTGTCGCTCGCACGCGAGAACGTCGCCTTTCAGCATGTGGGCGAGCGGGTGGAAGTGCTCCATTCGGATCTGTTCGCAGGGCTGAAAGGACGCAAGTACGACCTGATCGTGTCCAATCCGCCGTACGTCACCGAAGACGAATACGCCGCGCTGCCTGGCGAATACACGCACGAGCCCAAGCTCGGCCTTACCTCGGGCGAAGACGGCCTCGATATCTGCCTGCGCATGCTGGACGAAGCTGCCGATTTCCTTAGCGAAGACGGTCTGCTGATCGTCGAAGTCGGCGAAAGCGAGCACGCCTTGATGGCGTTGCTGCCTGAAGTGCCCTTTGTGTGGATCGAGTTCAAAGTCGGGCAGATGGGCGTGTTTGCGGTGGAGCGGCGCGATCTGATCGAACACGCCGATGCCATTCACACAGCGGCGATGGCGCGCTTTCGCGGTTAA